From one Mycolicibacterium sp. HK-90 genomic stretch:
- a CDS encoding aspartate aminotransferase family protein, protein MTSATGAAAVRPRYTTRELMLDPVGLNRRLRELDCIVELAGKQSKTLAAVAGRAGTGVHNHYVDGMPRLLPMIVAWARGAHLADVDGNEYIDLDNGRGANFLGHAPAVVTEALRSALGDGLSLAAGHETETALMSLLLSAVPWAGGGFLSNSGTEATMHAVKLARAYTGRPLVAVFEQSYHGHHNDVLVSMPGVPPSSTIVLPYDRSAGEVIAARAGELACVIVEPVRSSWPLLDREFLRGVRDATTQHGVLLVFDEVLTGFRFRFGGTLDSDGPTPDLATFGKIIGGGLPIGATVGRSDIIEMGVTTGEHLRDMQTRTRILGTFCGNVLSCTAGLAQLTYLSDHQDSVYATTRAAADRFADHLQRLRDEAGFPIAVRRYETLVRPMFGTMGTDQFVDLVHPQRYAVAEYLWTYYLRAAGVHLPEFLYPLFTAAHGDEVMDAVCAAVTRSVEGLRRDGLL, encoded by the coding sequence ATGACGTCGGCGACGGGTGCCGCGGCTGTCCGGCCGCGGTACACCACCAGGGAGCTGATGCTCGATCCGGTCGGGTTGAACCGCAGATTACGTGAGCTCGACTGCATCGTCGAGCTGGCCGGGAAACAATCGAAAACCCTTGCCGCCGTGGCCGGCCGGGCCGGCACCGGGGTTCACAACCACTACGTCGACGGCATGCCTCGGTTGCTTCCGATGATCGTGGCGTGGGCGCGGGGCGCGCACCTGGCCGATGTCGACGGCAACGAGTACATCGACCTCGACAACGGTCGTGGCGCGAACTTTCTCGGCCACGCTCCCGCGGTGGTGACCGAGGCGTTGCGATCGGCACTCGGTGACGGCCTGTCGTTGGCTGCCGGACACGAGACGGAGACGGCCCTGATGAGCCTGCTGCTCAGTGCGGTGCCGTGGGCCGGGGGCGGCTTCCTCAGCAACTCCGGCACCGAAGCGACGATGCACGCCGTGAAGCTGGCCCGGGCCTACACCGGACGTCCCCTGGTCGCCGTGTTCGAGCAGTCGTATCACGGGCACCACAACGATGTCCTGGTGTCGATGCCCGGCGTGCCGCCGTCGTCGACGATCGTTCTGCCGTATGACCGCAGTGCGGGTGAGGTGATCGCGGCACGGGCGGGCGAACTGGCCTGCGTCATCGTCGAGCCGGTCCGGTCGAGCTGGCCGCTGCTGGACCGTGAGTTCCTGCGCGGCGTGCGGGACGCGACGACACAACACGGTGTGCTGTTGGTGTTCGACGAGGTGCTGACCGGCTTCCGGTTCCGGTTCGGTGGCACGCTCGATTCCGATGGGCCCACGCCCGATCTGGCCACCTTCGGCAAGATCATCGGTGGCGGCCTGCCCATCGGCGCCACGGTCGGCCGCTCCGACATCATCGAGATGGGTGTCACCACAGGCGAACACCTTCGGGACATGCAGACCCGGACCCGGATTCTCGGGACCTTCTGCGGCAACGTCCTGTCCTGCACGGCCGGCCTCGCGCAGCTCACCTACCTGAGCGATCACCAGGACTCGGTGTACGCGACCACCCGGGCGGCCGCCGATCGTTTCGCGGACCACCTGCAACGTCTGCGCGATGAGGCGGGTTTCCCGATCGCGGTCCGGCGCTACGAAACCCTGGTGCGCCCGATGTTCGGCACGATGGGAACCGACCAGTTCGTCGACCTCGTGCACCCGCAGCGGTACGCGGTGGCCGAGTACCTGTGGACCTATTACCTACGTGCGGCCGGCGTGCACCTGCCGGAGTTTCTGTACCCGCTCTTCACCGCCGCGCACGGCGACGAGGTGATGGATGCGGTCTGCGCGGCGGTTACCCGATCCGTGGAGGGGTTGCGGCGGGACGGATTGCTCTGA
- a CDS encoding PatA/PatG family cyanobactin maturation protease, whose product MTQVQALQPPQTMRSADTDFILEELKSLRDTVIPDPDVCVAILDGPVDLGHPCFSDARLTRADSLILDEAGTGAMSGHGTHVASIVLGQPASGALGLAAGCRGLVVPIFQDSSGHLSQLDLARAIERAMLGGANVINISGGELVELGQPDPLLARTVETCERNGVLIVAAAGNDGCDCLHVPAALPTVLAVGALGRNGVALPSSNFGGLYALNGVLAPGEAIPGALPGGAMAELTGSSFATPIVSALAALLITAQRRSGADIDIAEVRRAVIASALACPQDSDPRCLAGILNVRGAHALITQGDKVTEMAATPIPHVASSGSDTPPINTGPPPAPPDIVPVPTGVAPSCGGAPCSCGAAASQDTATAVHEAPTPPQAAHPLPVSNVFALGNIGFDFGTEARRDGFRQLMPMAESNDETPIVSEPNPYDAVQLANYLDEHPWESTKLIWTMNLNLTPIYAIEAEVTYHEAVYKMLRYALRCQVLPAEDDEFVSRVSLPGVLTNRTVTTFAGQRLPVIVVQRRGLYTWNENNLVRAVLGAIDFDKLTNQLGIERAKAESRTELKLRQMLDKVYYELRNLGQSSADRAINYTATNAFIFSDLMAKGLLAGELVDGDVTSLYSLENITAVKSPFGRLDCDCWDVKITFFSPENERRARVVYQATVDVSDPWPVQLAPIHQYLISGG is encoded by the coding sequence ATGACTCAGGTGCAGGCTCTCCAGCCACCGCAGACCATGCGGTCGGCCGACACCGACTTCATTCTCGAGGAACTGAAGTCGTTGAGAGACACCGTGATTCCAGATCCAGACGTATGTGTCGCGATCCTCGACGGCCCGGTCGACCTCGGCCACCCCTGTTTCTCCGACGCCCGGCTCACCCGAGCCGATTCCCTCATCCTCGACGAGGCCGGCACCGGTGCCATGTCCGGCCACGGCACCCACGTGGCCAGCATCGTGTTGGGGCAGCCGGCCTCCGGTGCGCTCGGCCTCGCCGCCGGGTGCCGAGGCCTGGTGGTCCCGATCTTCCAGGACAGCAGCGGGCACCTGTCTCAACTCGACCTCGCCCGGGCGATCGAACGCGCGATGCTCGGTGGCGCGAATGTGATCAACATCAGCGGAGGCGAGCTCGTCGAACTCGGGCAACCGGACCCGCTGTTGGCCCGTACCGTGGAGACCTGCGAACGCAACGGCGTGCTGATCGTCGCCGCAGCGGGCAATGACGGGTGCGATTGCCTACACGTGCCGGCGGCGCTGCCCACCGTGTTGGCGGTCGGCGCCCTTGGCCGCAACGGAGTTGCGTTGCCATCGAGCAACTTCGGTGGCCTCTACGCCCTCAACGGCGTCCTGGCGCCCGGCGAGGCGATTCCCGGTGCCCTACCCGGTGGCGCGATGGCCGAGCTCACTGGCTCGAGCTTCGCCACCCCCATCGTCAGCGCCCTGGCGGCGCTGCTCATCACCGCGCAGCGCCGCAGTGGCGCCGACATCGACATCGCCGAGGTGCGACGGGCCGTGATCGCCAGCGCGCTGGCCTGTCCCCAGGATTCAGACCCCCGCTGCCTGGCGGGAATTCTCAACGTTCGTGGCGCACATGCGCTGATCACCCAAGGAGACAAAGTGACCGAGATGGCTGCAACACCGATTCCCCACGTCGCAAGTTCAGGAAGCGACACCCCACCGATCAACACCGGACCCCCGCCGGCACCACCCGACATCGTCCCGGTGCCGACCGGGGTGGCACCCTCGTGCGGTGGCGCGCCGTGTTCCTGCGGCGCCGCGGCGTCGCAGGACACCGCCACCGCGGTACACGAGGCGCCGACCCCACCACAGGCGGCTCATCCGCTGCCGGTCTCAAATGTGTTCGCACTCGGCAACATCGGATTCGACTTCGGCACCGAGGCACGCCGGGACGGTTTCCGGCAACTCATGCCGATGGCCGAGAGCAACGACGAGACGCCGATCGTGTCCGAACCCAATCCATACGACGCGGTCCAGCTCGCCAACTACCTCGACGAACACCCTTGGGAATCCACCAAACTCATCTGGACGATGAACCTGAACCTCACCCCGATCTACGCCATCGAGGCCGAGGTCACCTATCACGAAGCCGTCTACAAGATGCTGCGCTACGCGTTGCGGTGCCAGGTGCTGCCGGCCGAGGACGACGAATTCGTCTCGCGGGTGTCACTTCCCGGTGTCCTCACCAACCGGACCGTGACGACGTTCGCCGGGCAACGCCTTCCGGTGATCGTCGTGCAGCGTCGTGGCCTGTACACCTGGAACGAGAACAACCTCGTCCGAGCCGTGCTGGGGGCGATCGACTTCGACAAGCTGACCAATCAGCTCGGGATCGAACGGGCCAAGGCCGAATCCCGCACCGAGCTGAAGCTGCGGCAGATGCTGGACAAGGTCTATTACGAGCTGCGCAACCTCGGCCAGTCGTCAGCCGATCGGGCCATCAACTACACGGCCACCAACGCGTTCATCTTCTCCGATCTCATGGCCAAGGGCCTGCTGGCCGGAGAGTTGGTGGACGGCGATGTCACCAGCCTGTACTCGCTCGAGAACATCACCGCGGTCAAGAGCCCGTTCGGGCGGCTCGACTGCGACTGCTGGGACGTCAAGATCACGTTCTTCTCACCCGAGAACGAGCGCCGCGCCCGGGTGGTCTATCAGGCCACCGTCGACGTCAGCGACCCATGGCCGGTCCAGCTGGCACCCATTCACCAGTACCTGATCTCAGGAGGCTAG
- a CDS encoding response regulator transcription factor → MRHHVFAIVAVRAWTELLSEWILRIPGFELVGTASDATAALGDLARIDRPVDIVVIDVGTRLALESASALRRADPPRKLIAVALDDDPGQAMAWASAGAAGLVGRNASVDQLCHALVNVSRGAAHCSDEISGALLRGVGANGGRRTGGQNHCLTEREQEVAWLMTHGLTNKEIADHLHISAGTVKSHVHNVICKLGVQRRAYVARKLGHAGGPPLRESPPPQAGHTGAAEAGWCSTGAAGEGRPIRHPK, encoded by the coding sequence ATGCGTCACCACGTCTTCGCCATCGTCGCGGTCAGGGCCTGGACCGAACTGCTCTCCGAATGGATTCTGCGCATCCCGGGATTCGAGTTGGTTGGTACCGCATCCGATGCCACGGCCGCCCTGGGCGACCTGGCCCGGATCGACCGGCCCGTCGACATCGTGGTCATCGACGTCGGCACCCGGCTGGCGCTGGAGTCCGCGTCGGCGCTGCGGCGGGCCGACCCGCCCCGGAAGCTGATCGCGGTCGCGCTCGACGACGACCCCGGTCAGGCGATGGCGTGGGCGAGCGCGGGGGCGGCTGGGCTGGTGGGGCGCAACGCCTCTGTCGACCAACTCTGTCACGCGCTGGTCAACGTGTCCCGCGGTGCGGCGCACTGCTCCGACGAGATATCGGGCGCCCTGTTACGCGGTGTCGGCGCCAACGGCGGCCGGCGCACCGGCGGGCAGAACCACTGCCTCACCGAGCGGGAGCAGGAAGTGGCCTGGCTGATGACCCACGGACTGACCAACAAGGAGATCGCCGACCACCTGCACATCTCGGCGGGCACGGTGAAAAGCCATGTCCACAATGTGATCTGCAAGCTCGGGGTACAGCGCCGGGCCTATGTGGCCCGCAAGTTGGGGCATGCCGGCGGGCCACCGCTCAGGGAGTCTCCCCCGCCGCAGGCCGGACATACGGGCGCAGCGGAGGCGGGCTGGTGTTCCACCGGCGCTGCCGGAGAAGGACGGCCGATTCGCCACCCGAAGTGA
- a CDS encoding serine-threonine protein kinase translates to MTETIKGRPLWRLVFDAEGDVDDATLTALRDGVAAEALTDLVLFSHGWNNDEAAAHSLYARWFGLLADHLDPDRKVGFVGIRWPSQLWRDEPIPNFDDQPAGAGGGGAAGLDGPAVTVAGPSTIDPVELADLKDMFPDGSAHLDAIAALLDTPPTAERAQEMFDEFREFNAATRTGFDDGEKDQPVQVPGMLDDQREPIDVFNRFADRLADAGVQFGDGGGGEAGLGDLGRKLWHGAKEVLRQLSYWKMKNRAGVVGRNGLGPAIDNLVDAHPELRIHLVGHSFGARLVSFALDGITERSPSPVKSVTLLQGAFSRFTFTTGLPFRDGNGALSGRLARIDGPMAVCFSRHDRALSTFYPLASLSAGDDAAGLDDPMARWRAMGALGAFGSDFGVLDDAGFEYPFQPGRILSLDASAVVATGDSPSGAHSDIFHSELSWVAAAAGKLDPA, encoded by the coding sequence ATGACCGAAACCATCAAAGGCAGGCCGTTGTGGCGGTTGGTGTTCGACGCCGAGGGCGACGTCGACGATGCGACACTGACCGCACTGCGCGACGGTGTCGCAGCCGAGGCGCTCACCGACCTGGTGCTGTTCTCGCACGGCTGGAACAACGACGAGGCCGCGGCGCATTCGTTGTACGCCCGCTGGTTCGGGCTGTTGGCCGATCACCTGGATCCGGACCGCAAGGTCGGGTTCGTCGGCATCCGCTGGCCCTCGCAGCTGTGGCGTGACGAACCGATCCCGAATTTCGACGATCAACCGGCGGGAGCCGGCGGCGGCGGTGCGGCGGGGCTGGACGGGCCGGCGGTTACGGTCGCCGGGCCGAGCACCATCGATCCGGTCGAACTGGCCGACCTGAAGGACATGTTCCCCGACGGCAGCGCGCACCTGGATGCCATTGCGGCCCTGTTGGACACGCCGCCCACCGCCGAGCGGGCGCAGGAGATGTTCGACGAGTTTCGCGAATTCAACGCCGCGACCCGGACCGGTTTCGACGACGGCGAGAAGGACCAGCCGGTGCAGGTACCCGGCATGCTCGACGATCAGCGTGAACCGATCGACGTGTTCAACAGGTTCGCCGACCGGTTGGCCGACGCCGGAGTGCAATTCGGTGATGGCGGGGGCGGTGAGGCCGGGCTGGGGGATCTGGGCCGCAAGCTCTGGCACGGCGCCAAGGAAGTCCTGCGTCAGCTCAGCTACTGGAAGATGAAGAACCGCGCCGGTGTCGTCGGCCGCAACGGGCTGGGCCCGGCGATCGACAACCTGGTCGACGCGCACCCGGAGCTCCGGATCCACCTGGTCGGGCACAGCTTCGGTGCCCGGTTGGTGTCGTTCGCGCTGGACGGCATCACCGAGCGCAGTCCGTCACCGGTGAAGTCGGTGACCCTGCTGCAGGGAGCGTTCTCCCGGTTCACCTTCACCACGGGACTGCCGTTCCGTGACGGGAACGGCGCCCTGTCCGGGCGGCTGGCCCGCATCGACGGTCCGATGGCCGTCTGCTTCTCCAGACACGACCGGGCGTTGTCGACCTTTTATCCGCTGGCTTCGCTGTCGGCCGGGGACGATGCGGCCGGTCTGGACGATCCGATGGCCCGTTGGCGGGCGATGGGGGCGCTCGGCGCATTCGGCAGTGACTTCGGCGTGCTCGACGACGCCGGATTCGAATATCCGTTCCAGCCCGGTCGGATCCTCAGCCTGGATGCGTCGGCCGTGGTGGCCACGGGTGACAGCCCGTCGGGCGCGCACAGCGACATCTTCCACAGTGAACTGAGTTGGGTTGCCGCGGCTGCCGGGAAATTAGATCCGGCCTGA
- a CDS encoding S8 family peptidase translates to MSPSDSDSDSATWSDRVQCALADLARKKIDASPQKLLEAVAARFASRFDPDDRPCIDGRPRWHRSVDDAVQQLVRAKLVTRRTPAKKAGVAAPQPIVRLTPAGRDAAERACERAMAPDERPRTVAADEAGQPPHRDLLVAGVITPPLREKFVVAPGEDPEQSRETLWPIMIELNLRYEAGIAAAIKRVRELWRLVDGPDEPLPVADQFMAGELTTRQIEGLVSADAVPQQWPERAVYRIWPDFEAHPQIDASAGTVKVVPAQRAFACNGSGIVWAVVDSGIDETHAHFVDRATVSDPTVHELHRDFTVSGGDKAFAPSALQDADGHGSHVAGIIAGGLVDKSPDDVYVAEKRFNVGAPEGEIPILQKRVVSDPGRLSGMAPEAKLVSLKVLGPGEKAARVNRVMRALAYVREVNAASPRMPRIHGVNLSLGYEFAAEWFACGQSPLCIEVDKTVRSGVIVVAAAGNSGYVSLNPLFTTDVTKFSAGMTINDPGNAERAITVGSTHRDAPHTSGVSYFSSKGPTGDGRCKPDLLAPGERITSVAAGEFRRNVLRQTDAPPESAAMYIEATGTSMAAPHVSGAIAAFLSVQRELIGQPDKIKHIFTESATSLGRDRAFQGSGLLDLMRALQSV, encoded by the coding sequence GTGAGTCCTTCCGACAGTGACAGTGACAGCGCGACGTGGAGCGATCGGGTGCAGTGCGCCCTGGCCGACCTGGCGCGAAAGAAGATCGACGCCAGTCCGCAGAAGCTCCTCGAGGCGGTGGCGGCCCGGTTCGCGTCCCGGTTCGACCCCGACGACCGTCCCTGTATCGACGGCAGGCCGCGGTGGCACCGCAGTGTCGACGACGCGGTCCAGCAGCTGGTGCGCGCGAAACTGGTGACCCGGCGCACCCCGGCGAAGAAGGCCGGCGTGGCTGCGCCGCAGCCGATCGTGCGGTTGACGCCGGCCGGCCGCGACGCCGCCGAGCGCGCGTGCGAACGCGCGATGGCCCCCGACGAGCGGCCCCGCACGGTGGCGGCGGACGAGGCCGGGCAGCCACCGCACCGCGATCTGCTCGTGGCCGGGGTGATCACGCCGCCCCTGCGGGAGAAGTTCGTGGTGGCCCCCGGCGAGGACCCCGAGCAGTCGCGGGAAACGTTGTGGCCGATCATGATCGAATTGAACCTGCGCTATGAGGCCGGGATCGCCGCGGCGATCAAGCGGGTGCGTGAGCTGTGGCGGCTGGTGGACGGGCCCGACGAGCCGTTGCCCGTGGCCGATCAGTTCATGGCCGGCGAGCTGACCACCAGGCAGATCGAGGGCCTGGTCTCCGCGGACGCGGTACCGCAACAGTGGCCTGAGCGCGCGGTCTACCGGATCTGGCCGGACTTCGAGGCCCACCCCCAGATCGACGCGTCCGCCGGCACCGTCAAGGTGGTCCCCGCGCAACGGGCCTTCGCCTGCAACGGATCGGGAATCGTCTGGGCCGTCGTCGATTCCGGTATCGACGAGACCCATGCACATTTCGTCGACCGGGCCACCGTGAGTGATCCGACGGTCCACGAGCTGCACCGGGATTTCACCGTCAGCGGCGGCGACAAGGCGTTCGCGCCGAGCGCCCTGCAGGATGCGGACGGCCACGGCTCGCATGTCGCGGGCATCATCGCCGGCGGGCTCGTCGACAAATCTCCCGACGACGTCTACGTGGCCGAGAAGCGATTCAACGTCGGTGCCCCCGAGGGGGAAATACCCATCCTGCAGAAGCGGGTGGTCAGCGATCCCGGCCGGCTCTCGGGGATGGCGCCCGAGGCGAAGCTGGTCAGCCTCAAGGTGCTGGGCCCCGGCGAGAAGGCGGCGCGGGTGAATCGGGTGATGCGGGCCCTGGCATACGTCCGCGAGGTCAACGCGGCGAGCCCGCGGATGCCCCGGATTCACGGGGTGAACCTCAGCCTGGGGTACGAATTCGCCGCGGAATGGTTCGCCTGCGGTCAGAGCCCGCTGTGCATCGAGGTCGACAAGACCGTGCGCTCGGGGGTGATCGTCGTCGCGGCGGCCGGCAACAGCGGATACGTGTCGCTCAATCCGCTGTTCACCACGGACGTCACGAAATTCAGCGCGGGCATGACGATCAACGATCCCGGCAACGCCGAGCGGGCGATCACCGTGGGCTCGACGCACCGGGACGCGCCGCACACCTCGGGGGTGTCGTACTTCTCGTCAAAGGGACCGACCGGCGACGGCCGGTGCAAGCCGGATCTGCTGGCCCCCGGCGAACGCATCACCTCCGTGGCCGCAGGGGAGTTCCGCAGGAATGTGTTGCGGCAGACCGACGCCCCACCGGAGAGCGCGGCCATGTACATCGAGGCCACCGGCACCAGCATGGCCGCACCACATGTGTCCGGGGCCATCGCGGCGTTCTTGTCCGTGCAGCGTGAGCTCATCGGGCAACCCGACAAGATCAAGCACATATTCACCGAGTCGGCGACCTCGCTCGGCCGTGACCGGGCCTTCCAGGGCAGCGGCCTGCTGGACCTGATGCGAGCGTTGCAGTCCGTCTGA
- the car gene encoding carboxylic acid reductase: protein MPDSRTVRGRALPPALMPGTAERAAGLYAADRQFRDCLPLAEVSAAVRRDGLGLPAIIGAVMTGYADRPALGTHPVDGQAPATISYRELWTRMCAIAADWHGHGQFPVRPGEFVCMLGLAGPGYTTVDLACALAGAVTAPVPYGAPAAQVIQVLAETRASVLAVGADQLPTAVEAILAQTGVRRLVVFDDHLEVGDARDAFEAARLRLVRARPPVLVETLAEIIRRGHRLPLPPWPAADPDRLVALSYTSGSTGRPRAAMYTERMVANTWRNPVGVPVISYNYLPMSHYGGKSLVLTTLAGGGTAHFATAPDMSTLFEDIAAVRPTVLPLIPRVSEMLFGWYQREYHRRLAPDGDPETVREQVMTELREKVLGGRVLLAASGSAPLSPELTTFIERCLGIHVAVGYGTTETGNVLNDGRVVRPPVIDYKLVDVPELGYFATDRPHPRGELLVKSEILSPGYFRRPDASGAAFDADGYYRTGDIMAEIAPDHLTFVDRRNNVIKLSQGEFVALSHLESVFVASPCVRQIFVYGSGERDFVLAVVVPEHIPTQPVPTRAAILESLRQIARANGLRPYEVPHDIVIDSRPFSTDNGLLTATAKLARPALTARYRDDLERMYTAISERRDDELAALRRDAANSSVRDTVCRAATATLGVPGLNADTVLSDVGVDSLAALTLTALLSDIFGVMVPTAVLLDPALSLAGVATHIETSRRAGRRPSAATVHGHRADRVSADDLTLDRFIAPDVLERAATPHGHHGPPATVLLTGANGFLGQALCIEWLRRLAPTGGRLICLVRGADDAEARRRLGVELGGPGQAALTVLAGDLAEEHLGLDAATWSRLTHSVDLIVHAGAQVNHLAPYPELFGPNVAGTAEVVRLALTDRPKRVVYVSTAAAGTTDDGRPLPEDADVRTGCPVRTPGTAPGSGYAVSKWAGEVLLRQAHDLYQLPVQVFRPGMILAHSSFSGHANVADVFTRMLFSLAVTGIAPRSFYRCPTARPHYDALPVDFVAAVIATLATDPESESGFACYNVVNDHDDAISLDQVVDWLAGEGYPVTRIASHREWATRFETAMRALPAHRRRHSLLPLMAAFTEPAEAVAGSAFPSQRFRAALQAGGEAREIPHVTPDLVRGHLAALRRRGLL from the coding sequence ATGCCCGACTCTCGCACCGTACGCGGCCGCGCGCTGCCCCCGGCGTTGATGCCGGGGACGGCTGAGCGGGCCGCGGGGTTGTATGCCGCCGACCGCCAGTTCCGCGACTGCCTTCCCCTGGCCGAGGTGTCCGCTGCCGTCCGCCGAGACGGTCTCGGACTGCCCGCCATCATCGGTGCCGTGATGACCGGCTATGCCGACCGGCCGGCCCTCGGCACGCACCCCGTCGACGGGCAGGCGCCGGCGACGATCAGCTACCGGGAGCTGTGGACCCGCATGTGCGCCATCGCAGCCGACTGGCACGGGCACGGCCAATTCCCGGTGCGGCCCGGCGAATTCGTCTGCATGCTGGGCCTGGCCGGTCCCGGCTACACCACGGTGGATCTGGCCTGCGCCCTGGCCGGTGCGGTGACGGCTCCCGTGCCATACGGCGCGCCGGCCGCTCAAGTGATCCAGGTGCTGGCCGAAACCCGGGCATCGGTGCTCGCGGTCGGCGCGGACCAGTTGCCCACCGCGGTCGAGGCCATCCTCGCCCAAACCGGGGTGCGCCGCCTGGTTGTCTTCGACGATCATCTCGAGGTCGGCGATGCCCGGGATGCGTTCGAGGCGGCCCGGCTCCGGTTGGTCCGGGCTCGGCCGCCGGTCCTGGTGGAGACCCTCGCCGAGATCATCCGGCGTGGCCACCGGTTACCGCTCCCACCCTGGCCCGCCGCCGACCCGGACCGGCTCGTCGCCCTGTCGTACACCTCCGGCAGCACCGGACGACCGAGGGCGGCGATGTACACCGAACGGATGGTCGCCAACACGTGGCGTAATCCTGTTGGCGTACCGGTGATTTCCTACAACTACCTGCCGATGAGCCACTACGGCGGCAAGTCACTGGTGTTGACCACGCTCGCGGGCGGCGGCACCGCCCACTTCGCCACGGCGCCGGACATGTCGACCCTGTTCGAGGACATCGCAGCGGTGCGCCCCACGGTGCTCCCGCTGATCCCCCGAGTGTCCGAGATGCTCTTCGGGTGGTACCAGCGCGAATACCACCGACGGCTGGCGCCCGACGGCGATCCGGAGACGGTGCGCGAACAGGTCATGACCGAGCTGCGGGAGAAGGTGCTCGGCGGGCGGGTGCTGCTGGCGGCTTCCGGCAGCGCCCCGCTGTCGCCGGAGTTGACCACATTCATCGAACGGTGTCTCGGCATCCACGTCGCCGTCGGCTACGGCACCACCGAAACCGGGAACGTACTCAACGACGGCCGCGTGGTCCGGCCACCGGTGATCGACTACAAACTCGTCGACGTGCCCGAGTTGGGATACTTCGCCACCGACCGGCCGCATCCCCGCGGCGAACTGCTGGTGAAATCGGAGATACTCAGCCCCGGTTACTTCCGGCGCCCCGACGCCAGCGGCGCGGCGTTCGACGCCGACGGCTACTACCGGACCGGCGACATCATGGCCGAGATCGCGCCGGACCACCTCACGTTCGTGGACCGCCGCAACAACGTGATCAAGCTGTCCCAGGGGGAATTCGTCGCTCTCTCACACCTCGAGTCGGTGTTCGTCGCCAGCCCGTGTGTCCGCCAGATCTTCGTATACGGCAGCGGCGAGCGCGATTTCGTCCTCGCGGTGGTGGTTCCCGAGCACATTCCCACCCAACCGGTACCCACCAGGGCGGCGATCCTCGAATCGCTGCGGCAGATCGCGCGCGCCAACGGGTTACGTCCCTACGAGGTGCCGCATGACATCGTCATCGACAGCCGGCCGTTCAGTACCGACAACGGCCTGCTCACCGCCACAGCCAAATTGGCCCGCCCGGCGCTGACCGCCCGTTACCGCGACGACCTCGAACGCATGTATACCGCCATCTCCGAACGCCGGGACGACGAGCTCGCCGCACTTCGACGGGACGCGGCCAACTCGTCGGTGCGAGATACCGTCTGCCGCGCGGCCACCGCGACGCTCGGCGTCCCCGGCCTGAACGCCGACACCGTGTTGAGCGACGTCGGCGTCGACTCGCTGGCGGCACTGACCCTGACCGCACTGCTCTCGGACATCTTCGGTGTCATGGTGCCCACGGCCGTCCTGCTCGACCCCGCCCTCAGTCTGGCCGGCGTGGCCACCCACATCGAGACGAGCCGACGGGCCGGTCGGCGGCCGTCCGCCGCGACCGTCCACGGTCACCGTGCCGACCGGGTATCCGCCGACGACCTGACGCTGGACCGATTCATCGCACCCGACGTTCTCGAGCGCGCCGCCACCCCGCACGGTCACCACGGACCACCCGCAACGGTCCTGCTGACCGGAGCGAATGGCTTTCTCGGACAGGCGCTCTGCATCGAGTGGCTGCGTCGTCTGGCGCCCACCGGTGGCCGGCTGATCTGCCTGGTCCGCGGCGCCGACGACGCCGAGGCGCGCCGCCGGCTCGGAGTCGAACTCGGCGGGCCGGGACAGGCCGCCTTGACGGTGCTCGCGGGCGATCTCGCCGAGGAGCACCTGGGTCTGGACGCGGCCACCTGGTCGCGCCTGACCCACAGCGTGGACCTGATCGTGCACGCCGGCGCACAGGTCAACCATCTGGCGCCCTACCCGGAGTTGTTCGGCCCCAATGTCGCAGGCACCGCGGAAGTGGTCCGGCTGGCGCTCACCGACAGGCCGAAGCGAGTCGTCTACGTGTCCACGGCGGCGGCCGGTACCACCGACGACGGCCGGCCGCTTCCCGAGGACGCCGATGTCCGGACGGGCTGTCCGGTCCGCACGCCCGGTACCGCACCCGGCAGCGGGTACGCGGTCAGCAAGTGGGCCGGCGAGGTGTTGCTGCGCCAGGCACACGACCTCTACCAGTTGCCGGTACAGGTGTTCCGGCCGGGAATGATCTTGGCGCACAGCAGCTTCAGTGGCCACGCCAATGTGGCCGATGTGTTCACCCGGATGCTGTTCAGCCTGGCCGTCACCGGTATCGCCCCGCGGTCGTTCTACCGGTGTCCGACCGCCCGGCCGCACTATGACGCGCTTCCGGTCGACTTCGTCGCCGCGGTGATCGCCACGCTGGCGACGGATCCCGAGTCAGAGAGCGGGTTCGCCTGCTACAACGTGGTCAATGACCACGACGACGCGATCTCGCTCGATCAGGTGGTGGACTGGCTGGCCGGCGAGGGCTATCCGGTGACACGGATCGCCTCGCATCGGGAGTGGGCCACCCGGTTCGAGACCGCCATGCGGGCACTGCCCGCCCACCGGCGCCGCCATAGCCTGCTACCGCTCATGGCCGCCTTCACCGAGCCCGCCGAAGCGGTTGCCGGATCGGCATTTCCGTCGCAGCGGTTCCGCGCTGCGCTGCAGGCCGGCGGCGAGGCGCGGGAAATCCCCCATGTGACACCCGATCTGGTGCGCGGTCATCTCGCCGCGTTGCGCCGCCGCGGCCTCCTGTGA